A region from the Lolium perenne isolate Kyuss_39 chromosome 4, Kyuss_2.0, whole genome shotgun sequence genome encodes:
- the LOC127297159 gene encoding glutathione S-transferase F11: MAPTSVKVFGSPTSAEVARVLMCLFEKDVEFQLIRVDAYHGAKRMPQYLKLQPRGEALTFEDDNLTLSESRGILRHISHKYAKQGNPDLIGSGALERASIEQWLQTEAQSFDVPSAEMVYSLAFLPPAMPQQHQNGNGNGNGNGYGNNNGNGNGNVNGMGKGIVNGTGNGAVNASTKRVLAGAPPGTTKEKEEEMRRLFEKSQRELEKLLDIYEQRLEEAAYLAGDKFTIADLSHLPNADRLASDPRSRRMFERRRNVSRWWEDVSRRESWAYVKSLQRPPSSNGADADADAKHAQNGQKRVDGDNDSKLQRNQYGDNDNNHQRNQYGEAKDYQQGRPSADGRY; the protein is encoded by the exons ATGGCGCCGACGAGCGTGAAGGTGTTCGGGTCGCCGACGTCGGCGGAGGTGGCCCGCGTGCTCATGTGCCTGTTCGAGAAGGACGTGGAGTTCCAGCTCATCCGCGTCGACGCCTACCACGGCGCCAAACGCATGCCCCAGTACCTCAAGCTCCAGCCGCGCGGCGAGGCGCTCACCTTCGAGGACGACAACCTCACCCTCTCCG AGTCAAGGGGCATCCTGCGGCACATCTCGCACAAGTACGCGAAGCAGGGCAACCCGGACTTGATCGGGTCGGGGGCGCTGGAGCGCGCGTCCATCGAGCAGTGGCTGCAGACGGAGGCGCAGAGCTTCGACGTGCCCAGCGCCGAGATGGTCTACAGCCTCGCCTTCCTGCCGCCCGCCATGCCGCAGCAGCACCAGAACGGCAACGGGAACGGCAATGGTAATGGCTATGGCAACAACAACGGCAACGGGAACGGCAACGTCAACGGCATGGGTAAGGGCATTGTCAATGGCACTGGCAACGGCGCGGTGAACGCGTCGACGAAGCGCGTGTTGGCCGGGGCGCCACCGGGCACGaccaaggagaaggaggaggagatgcGGAGGCTGTTCGAGAAGAGCCAGAGGGAGCTGGAGAAGCTGCTGGACATCTACGAGCAGCGCCTGGAGGAGGCGGCGTACCTGGCCGGGGACAAGTTCACCATCGCCGACCTGTCGCACCTGCCCAACGCCGACCGCCTCGCCTCCGACCCGCGCTCCCGCCGCATGTTCGAGCGCCGCAGGAACGTCAGCCGCTGGTGGGAAGACGTTTCCCGGCGCGAGTCCTGGGCCTACGTCAAGAGCCTGCAGCGCCCGCCCTCCTCCAACGgcgccgacgccgacgccgatGCCAAGCACGCGCAGAACGGACAGAAGCGCGTCGACGGCGACAACGACAGCAAACTCCAGCGCAACCAGTACGGCGACAACGACAACAATCACCAGCGCAACCAGTATGGCGAGGCCAAGGACTACCAGCAGGGCCGGCCGTCCGCCGACGGGCGGTACTGA
- the LOC127349241 gene encoding acyl transferase 1: MVTFTARRNEPELVRPARPTPVETKALSDLDDQLPLRFYESIVGFFKSPPGENVKPGKVARGIKAAVAGALVYYYPMAGRLRKLPDGNRLVVDCTGEGVVFVEATTDVRLADLGEPLVPPYPCVEEFLGDAGDTRDVVGKPLLFLQVMVLNCISSVTQLKCGGFVIGLHMCHCIADGFGILQFIKTIADFACGELIPTTLPVWKRDIFTARMPPSIAHVYPAYKPFIHGLQCTGDDVMLSTPPESMEVQYLFFGPKEIDTLRSHIPEQLSKSTTTFELITAVMWRCRTLALGYGPSEKVRVMFTLNTRGRSINGESVVPRGYYGNAHFSPMVEVTVDELATKPLASILEKMRKVKWDTTKECMKSMVDLLALWREWSPFGMDRTYEVSDTKWVGGKALKFGKAELVAAGTPHAGDFTSKLISYHTKCKNIDGEDSTVVSILLPKPAMEKFTKEMEIWLKK; encoded by the exons ATGGTGACATTCACGGCACGCCGGAACGAGCCCGAGCTGGTGCGTCCGGCACGGCCGACGCCAGTCGAAACGAAGGCCCTCTCCGACCTCGATGACCAGTTGCCGCTGAGGTTCTACGAGTCGATCGTCGGATTTTTCAAGAGCCCGCCGGGAGAGAACGTCAAACCGGGCAAGGTGGCGAGGGGCATCAAGGCGGCCGTGGCCGGCGCTCTGGTGTACTACTACCCCATGGCCGGACGCCTGCGCAAGCTCCCCGACGGGAACAGGCTCGTCGTGGACTGCACGGGAGAAGGGGTGGTTTTCGTGGAGGCGACCACCGACGTGCGGCTGGCGGACCTCGGCGAGCCGTTGGTGCCGCCGTACCCGTGCGTCGAGGAGTTCCTGGGAGACGCCGGCGACACGAGAGATGTGGTTGGCAAGCCTTTGCTCTTCCTACAGGTGATGGTTCTTAATTGTATTTCTTCA GTGACACAGCTAAAATGTGGAGGATTTGTTATTGGGCTTCATATGTGCCACTGCATTGCCGATGGTTTTGGCATCCTCCAGTTTATCAAAACTATCGCTGACTTTGCATGTGGCGAACTTATACCAACCACTTTGCCCGTGTGGAAACGAGACATTTTCACAGCACGTATGCCACCCTCCATTGCACATGTCTACCCAGCGTATAAACCGTTTATTCATGGTTTACAGTGCACGGGAGATGACGTGATGCTATCAACTCCACCAGAATCTATGGAAGTGCAATATTTATTCTTTGGACCAAAAGAGATTGATACTTTGAGAAGTCACATCCCAGAGCAGCTGTCCAAATCCACTACAACATTTGAGCTCATTACAGCTGTCATGTGGCGGTGTCGCACATTGGCACTAGGTTATGGGCCAAGTGAGAAGGTGCGTGTCATGTTTACTTTGAATACACGGGGCAGAAGCATTAATGGTGAAAGTGTAGTCCCGCGTGGTTACTATGGAAATGCACATTTCTCTCCCATGGTTGAAGTCACCGTGGATGAGCTAGCTACAAAGCCACTTGCATCTATACTTGAGAAAATGCGCAAAGTCAAGTGGGACACCACAAAGGAGTGTATGAAGTCAATGGTGGATTTGTTAGCATTATGGCGGGAGTGGTCACCTTTCGGTATGGACAGAACTTATGAGGTTAGTGATACAAAGTGGGTTGGAGGAAAGGCACTAAAGTTCGGGAAAGCCGAGCTGGTTGCTGCCGGCACACCTCATGCCGGGGATTTCACTTCAAAGTTGATAAGCTATCACACCAAGTGTAAGAATATAGATGGTGAGGACTCCACCGTGGTCTCAATCTTACTACCAAAACCGGCAATGGAGAAGTTTACAAAGGAGATGGAAATTTGGTTGAAGAAATGA
- the LOC127349242 gene encoding uncharacterized protein, producing MGRTRAMCCLMPSKPSGDTRRRSSAACICCIGPHHRPSGGSTLAPVDAENSVMTPLTSCCGTGGAGNVVRAGRSGTRTPRTPKTPCTPSARRLCGVRSRTPRRTQQARRFAAPETAPAAAVSPAPARTPRTPSTPIGRTQRVCCITSGGAPAQGRAKTTSGTTRRSTLSSASKAVAQTTPRNAAHAVAATVRDTTTTTPLPRANGGDVAKAYTPPLEVVKAAAKEPAREEESVCSNEEYALLCREGFAREDVAAVTIQAYFRAHLARRAFKALKSLVRLQAVARGAYVRRQAEVAVSCMQAMARLQARVRARQTTLGKPKPKPEDNDGDKLLLQS from the exons ATGGGGAGAACGCGAGCGATGTGCTGCCTCATGCCGTCCAAGCCCTCCGGCGACACCCGCCGCCGCAGCAGCGCGGCGTGCATCTGCTGCATCGGCCCCCACCACCGCCCGTCCGGGGGCAGCACCCTCGCTCCCGTCGACGCCGAGAACAGCGTGATGACGCCCCTCACCAGCTGCTGCGGCACCGGCGGCGCGGGGAACGTCGTCCGCGCCGGCCGCAGCGGCACGCGCACGCCCAGGACACCCAAGACGCCGTGCACGCCCAGCGCGAGGCGCCTCTGCGGCGTCCGCTCCAGGACCCCGCGCCGCACGCAGCAGGCCCGCCGCTTCGCTGCGCCGGAGACGGCACCCGCGGCGGCTGTTTCCCCTGCTCCCGCGCGGACGCCGCGTACCCCTTCGACGCCCATCGGCCGGACCCAGCGCGTGTGCTGCATTACCAGCGGCGGTGCCCCCGCGCAGGGTAGGGCGAAGACGACGAGCGGCACCACGCGGCGCAGCACTCTCAGCTCCGCGAGCAAGGCGGTGGCGCAGACGACGCCGCGCAATGCCGCGCACGCGGTCGCCGCCACCGTCCGCGACACGACTACCACTACCCCACTTCCCCGTGCAAACGGCGGAGACGTCGCCAAGGCCTACACCCCGCCCCTCGAGGTCGTCAAGGCCGCCGCCAAGGAACCGGCAAGGGAAGAGGAGTCGGTCTGCTCCAATGAGGAGTACGCGCTGCTGTGCAGGGAGGGGTTCGCCCGggaggacgtcgccgccgtcacCATCCAGGCCTACTTCAGAGCCCACCTG GCGCGGCGGGCGTTCAAGGCgctgaagagcttggtgaggctgCAGGCGGTGGCGCGGGGCGCGTACGTGCGGCGGCAGGCCGAGGTGGCGGTGAGCTGCATGCAGGCCATGGCGAGGCTGCAGGCGCGGGTGCGCGCCAGGCAGACGACGCTCGGCAAGCCCAAGCCCAAGCCCGAGGACAACGACGGCGACAAGCTCCTGCTGCAGAGCTGA